The segment GCACTGGGCGTTCGTGCCGCCGCGGCGTCCGCCGGTGCCGGAGGTGAAGGAGCCGGCGTGGTGCCGCAACGAGATCGACCGGTTCATCCTGGCGCGCCTGGAGCGGGAGGGGCTGCGGCCTTCGCCCGAAGCCGACCGCGAGGCGCTCCTGCGCCGCGTGACGATCGACCTGACGGGATTGCCCCCGTCGCTCGAGGAGATGGCGCGCTTCGCCGCCGACACGGCTCCGGACGCCTACGAGCGGCTCGTGGACCGCCTTCTGGAATCTCCGGCCTACGGGGAGCGGTGGGCGAAGGTGTGGCTCGATCTGGCGCGCTATGCGGACACGCAGGGCTACGCGGAGGACCGTCCCCGCGTCATCTGGCCCTATCGCGACTGGGTCATCCGCGCCTTCAACGAGAACATGCCCTTCGACCGCTTCACGATCGAGCAGATCGCCGGAGACCTTCTCCCGGGCGCCGACGAGCGGGTGCTGCCGGCCACGGCCTTCCACCGCAACACCCTCACCAACACCGAAGGCGGCACCGACGACGAGGAGTTCCGCAACGCCGCCGTCGTGGACCGGGTGAACACCACGATGCAGGTCTGGATGGGCCTGACCATGGCCTGCGCCCAGTGCCACGACCACAAGTACGACCCGCTCTCGCAGGAGGAGTACTTCCGGCTCTTCGCCTTCTTCAATCAGACCGAGGACAGCGACAAGCCCGACGACCGCCCGTTCCTGGAGATCTGGACGGACGACCAGAAGCGCCGCAAGAAGGAGCTGGCCGAGGAGCTCGCCCGCGTAACGGCGGAGCTGGAGCGGGCGACCCCCGAGCTCGACGCGGCGCGCGCCCGCTGGGAGGAGGAGCTGTCCCGGCCGGTCTCCTGGACGCCGCTGCGGCCCCAGGCGCTGGAGGCGTCCGCGGGATCGTCGCTGGTCCTCCTCGAGGACGGCTCGGTGCGCGCGGAGGGCGCCGTTGCCGCGGGGGGCGAGAGCTACGTGCTGCGCGTTCCGGCCGGGCCCGGCAAGCTCGCGGCGATCCGGCTCGAGGCGATTCCGGATCCCGCGCTTCCGAAGTCCGGCCCCGGCCGAGGCGCGGACGGGCGCTTTCTCCTTTCGGGCGTCTCCGTGACGCTCAAGCCCGCCCGCCCCGCCGCTTCGCCGGCCCGCTTCGTCCGCCTGGAGCTGCCCGGCCGGCGGCGGTTCCTGCACGTGGCCGAGGTCGAGGTCTACAGCGGCGGCAAGAACGTCGCCCTCAAGGGCAAGGCCGCGCAGAGCAGCACCGCCTACGACGGCCACGCCCGGCTCGCCGTGGATGGGAACACGAACGGCGACTACTTCGGCGCGCACTCGACCACGCACACGGACCTGCAGGACGATCCGTGGTGGGAAGTCGATCTCGGCAAGGCCTTCCCCATCGAGCGCGTGGTCGTCTGGAACCGCACGGACGGCGGCCCGGGGATCCTGGAGCGCCTCAAGGGTTTCCGGATCGCGCTTCTGGACGCGGAGCGCCGGCCGGTCGTCGCGCAGGTTCCGTCCGCCGTCCCGAATCCGAAGCACGAGTGGACGCCGGACGGATCCCGGGGGCTGGCGCTGGCGGGCGGCGCGTCGGACCAGGACGGAGCGGAGACGTCGGCGGCGTTTCTGACGAAGAATCCGGACCCGGCGCGGCGCGGCTGGTCGGCGCCGCCGGGGGCCGGGGCGTCGGCCGTCCTGGGACTGGAGCGCGCGGTGGAGCTCGAGGCGGGCGCGACGCTCGAGATTCGCCTGGAGCATCCGGCGGGGCGGGCTCCGTTGGGGCGCTTCCGCCTGTGGGCCACGGGCGACGTTGAGGCGGCCGCGTGGGCGGCGCTTCCGGCCGGGGTCCGGGCGGCGCTGGCGCGTCCCGCGGCCGAGCGCACGCCGGATCAGGCGGCGCTCCTGGCGGCCTATCACCGCTCGATCGCCCCCGAGCGCGCGCCCCTGCGGGAGCGCGCGGCGGCTCTGCGCAAGGAGGCGGAGGAGATGAAGCCCGCGGGGACCGTCCCCGTCATGCGCGAGCTTCCGCCCGCCCAGAGGCGCAAGACGTACATCCAGGTGCGCGGCAACTTCCTCGTCCGCGGCGCGGAAGTTTCCGAAGGGGTCCCGGCGGCGCTTCATCCTTTCCCGGCCGGCGCGCCGAAGAACCGCCTGGGTCTGGCGCTCTGGCTGGTTCATCCGGAGAATCCTCTCGCCGCGCGCGTCCTCGTCAACCGGTACTGGGAGCAGATCTTCGGGATCGGCCTGGTGGCGACGAGCGAGGACTGGGGCGTCCGGGGCGAGATGCCGTCCCATCCGGAGCTTCTGGACTGGCTGGCGACGGAGGTGGTCCGGCTGGGCTGGGACCTCAAGAGACTGGTGCGGCTTCTGGTGACGTCGGCGACCTACCGGCAGTCCTCGCGGGTGACGCCGGAGCTCTGGGCGCGCGATCCGTCCAACCGGCTGCTGGCGCGCGGCCCGCGGGTGCGGCTGTCGGCCGAGACGGTGCGGGACCAGGCGCTTTTCGTGGCGGGGCTTTTGAGCCGGCGCCTCTACGGGCCGTCGGTCTATCCGCCGCAGCCGAAGCTGGGCCTGACGGCGGCGTTCTCCTCGTCGGTGGACTGGGAGCCCTCGAAGGGCGAGGACCGGTATCGGAGGGGGCTGTACACCTTCTGGCGCCGGTCGATCCCGTATCCCTCGATGGCGACGTTCGACGCGCCGGACCGCAACGTCTGCACGGTCCGGCGCCTTCCGACGAACACGCCGCTTCAGGCGCTGGTGACGATGAACGATCCGGTGTACGTCGAGGCGTCGCAGGCCCTGGCCCGGCGGATCGTGGCGGAGGGCGGCGCGGGTCCGCGCGAGCGGGCGGCCTACGGGATCCGGCGGTGCCTGGCGCGGGCGGCGCGGCCGGGGGAGATCGACCGGCTGGTCGCGCTTTACGAGGAGGCCCGGGCGCGCTACGCGGCGGACCCGGCGAGGGCCCGCGCGATGGCGACCGATCCGATCGGCCCGGCGCCGGAGAAAACGGACGTCGTGGAGCTGGCGGCCTGGACGGTGGTGTCGAACGTGCTTCTCAATCTCGACGAGATGTTTCTGAAACGGTGAGGGGAGCCATGGATCCTCGCGACGAACGCCTGCTCGGGATCACGCGGCGGCACTTTCTGACGTCGGGGCCGGTGGCGCTGGGAGGGATCGCCTGGGCCTGGCTGAGGGGCCGCGAGGTGGGCGCCGACGAGGGGGTGCCGCATCCCCTGGCTCCCAAGGCGCCGCATTTCCGGCCGCGGGCCCGGAACGTGATCTATCTTCACATGGCCGGGTCTCCGCCCCATCTGGATCTTTTCGACTACAAGCCGGAGCTCATCAAGCGCGACGGCCAGGACTGTCCCGAGGAGTTCCTCAAGGGGAAGCGGTTCGCCTTCACCACCGGGGTTCCGAAGCTGCTCGGGACGCCGCACAAATTCGCGCGGCACGGACGGAGCGGCGCGTGGGTGTCGGAGGCGCTTCCGGAGATCGCCGGGATCGTGGACGATCTGGCGATCGTGCTTTCGATGAACACGGATCAGTTCAACCACGCGCCGGCGGAGCTGCTTCTCTACACGGGGTCGCCGAATCAGGGGCGGCCGTCGATGGGCTCGTGGGTGACGTACGGGCTGGGGAGCGAGAACGACAACCTGCCGGGATTCGTCGTGCTCATTTCGAGCGGCACGCAGCCGAGCGCCGGAAAGCTCAACTGGGGGAGCGGGTTCCTGCCGTCCGTCTACCAGGGAGTGCAGTGCCGCTCGGTGGGGGATCCGGTGCTCTACGTGTCCGACCCGCCGGGGCTGGACCGGGATCTGCGGCGCAAGTCGCTCGACGCCTTGCGGGATCTCAACGAGCTTCAGGGGGCGGAGCTGGGGCATCCGGAGACGGCCACGCGGATCGCGCAGTACGAGATGGCGTTCCGGATGCAGGCGACGGTCCCGGAGGTGATGGATATCTCAAAGGAGCCGGAATCGGTCCTGCGCGCGTACGGCGCCCGGCCCGGGGCCGGGAGTTTCGCCAACAACTGTCTTCTCGCGCGGCGTCTCGTGGAGAAGGGCGTGCGGTTCGTGCAGCTTTTCGACTGGGGGTGGGACTACCACGGAACGAACGCGGGAGAAGCGCTGGGGGAAGGGCTTCTGCGGAAGTGCGCCACGATGGACCGCCCGGTGGCGGCGCTCATCCGGGACCTCAAGGCCCGGGGGCTTCTGGACGAGACGCTGGTCGTCTGGGGCGGCGAGTTCGGACGGACGCCCTTCCGCGAGGGACGCACGTCGAAGGGGGCGCTTCTGGGGCGCGACCACTATCCGGACTGCTTCTCGATCTTCCTGGCGGGCGGAGGGGTGAAGCGCGGCATCGTCTACGGGGAGACGGACGAGCTCGGGTTCCAGGTCGTGCGGGACAAGGTGCACGTGCACGATCTGCAGGCGACGATTCTGCATCTGCTCGGGCTCGACCACGAGAAGCTCACGTTCCGCTTCCAGGGCCGCGATTTCCGCCTGACCGACGTCCACGGCCACGTGGTCCAGGGGCTTTTGGCGTAGAGGGGCCGTTCAGGGGGAAAAGGCGAGGTAGGCCGCGAATCCCCGGCGGGCCGGCTCCGGAGCCCGCGAGAGAAGGCGCGCGAACTCCGCCCCCCGGAGATCCCGCCCCGCCGCCTCCAGAAGCCCCGCCGCCTGCGCCGCCACCGCCTCGTCGTAGCCCCCGAGGGCGGAAAGAAGCTCCTCCAGATTCCCCCCGTGACGCTCCAGCAGCCGCTCCGCGTAAAGCCGCGCCGGCGTGAAGCGGCCGTCGCCGTCGGCGTCCACCCAGATCGGATTCGTCGAGCCCAGGACCCGCGGCTCCCAGACGGGACCGTCCGGCTGATAGGGCTTCGGGATCGGCCAGAAAAGCTCCCGCACCCCCGGCCCGCCGGCCAGAACCACCAGATGGACGTCGTGCGGCGGACGCGGAATCCTCCAGGTGTGCCGGAACTTCACGCCCCCCAGCGTGGTCACCGCCGGCAGGCGCTCGTCCCGGATCCGCACGCCGTCGGCGAAAAGCTCGACCCGGTCCACCTGCGCCCACGAGGGACCCTGCACCGTGACCGACACCGAAAGCTCCGGCCCCAGGTCCGTCGCCAAGTCCCCGACGCCGTACCGGTCGTTCACCCGCGCCTGGACGAAAAGCCCCAGGCTCACGAGCAGCCGCCCCTCGCGGAACGCCCGCGCCGCCGCGTCGAGGTCGATCCGGCCGGGCTCGGCATCCGG is part of the Planctomycetota bacterium genome and harbors:
- a CDS encoding DUF1501 domain-containing protein, giving the protein MDPRDERLLGITRRHFLTSGPVALGGIAWAWLRGREVGADEGVPHPLAPKAPHFRPRARNVIYLHMAGSPPHLDLFDYKPELIKRDGQDCPEEFLKGKRFAFTTGVPKLLGTPHKFARHGRSGAWVSEALPEIAGIVDDLAIVLSMNTDQFNHAPAELLLYTGSPNQGRPSMGSWVTYGLGSENDNLPGFVVLISSGTQPSAGKLNWGSGFLPSVYQGVQCRSVGDPVLYVSDPPGLDRDLRRKSLDALRDLNELQGAELGHPETATRIAQYEMAFRMQATVPEVMDISKEPESVLRAYGARPGAGSFANNCLLARRLVEKGVRFVQLFDWGWDYHGTNAGEALGEGLLRKCATMDRPVAALIRDLKARGLLDETLVVWGGEFGRTPFREGRTSKGALLGRDHYPDCFSIFLAGGGVKRGIVYGETDELGFQVVRDKVHVHDLQATILHLLGLDHEKLTFRFQGRDFRLTDVHGHVVQGLLA
- a CDS encoding DUF1553 domain-containing protein — encoded protein: HWAFVPPRRPPVPEVKEPAWCRNEIDRFILARLEREGLRPSPEADREALLRRVTIDLTGLPPSLEEMARFAADTAPDAYERLVDRLLESPAYGERWAKVWLDLARYADTQGYAEDRPRVIWPYRDWVIRAFNENMPFDRFTIEQIAGDLLPGADERVLPATAFHRNTLTNTEGGTDDEEFRNAAVVDRVNTTMQVWMGLTMACAQCHDHKYDPLSQEEYFRLFAFFNQTEDSDKPDDRPFLEIWTDDQKRRKKELAEELARVTAELERATPELDAARARWEEELSRPVSWTPLRPQALEASAGSSLVLLEDGSVRAEGAVAAGGESYVLRVPAGPGKLAAIRLEAIPDPALPKSGPGRGADGRFLLSGVSVTLKPARPAASPARFVRLELPGRRRFLHVAEVEVYSGGKNVALKGKAAQSSTAYDGHARLAVDGNTNGDYFGAHSTTHTDLQDDPWWEVDLGKAFPIERVVVWNRTDGGPGILERLKGFRIALLDAERRPVVAQVPSAVPNPKHEWTPDGSRGLALAGGASDQDGAETSAAFLTKNPDPARRGWSAPPGAGASAVLGLERAVELEAGATLEIRLEHPAGRAPLGRFRLWATGDVEAAAWAALPAGVRAALARPAAERTPDQAALLAAYHRSIAPERAPLRERAAALRKEAEEMKPAGTVPVMRELPPAQRRKTYIQVRGNFLVRGAEVSEGVPAALHPFPAGAPKNRLGLALWLVHPENPLAARVLVNRYWEQIFGIGLVATSEDWGVRGEMPSHPELLDWLATEVVRLGWDLKRLVRLLVTSATYRQSSRVTPELWARDPSNRLLARGPRVRLSAETVRDQALFVAGLLSRRLYGPSVYPPQPKLGLTAAFSSSVDWEPSKGEDRYRRGLYTFWRRSIPYPSMATFDAPDRNVCTVRRLPTNTPLQALVTMNDPVYVEASQALARRIVAEGGAGPRERAAYGIRRCLARAARPGEIDRLVALYEEARARYAADPARARAMATDPIGPAPEKTDVVELAAWTVVSNVLLNLDEMFLKR